In Uranotaenia lowii strain MFRU-FL chromosome 2, ASM2978415v1, whole genome shotgun sequence, one genomic interval encodes:
- the LOC129742486 gene encoding uncharacterized protein LOC129742486: MTSKAEKKLAADLLTRRRACAERDVVEKFIADYTYERDCCQVSVRLEALNKCNELFLNVQNDIELGDHEDKFENHLEFRADFEDRFCRAKGFLLSKLESREHPLSSTIIHASTSHSMSSSFHHRLPKIDLPKFSGDESRWISFRDNFISMIHCNEDIPIVNKLQYLLQSLEGEAKKPFESVDIQADNYSSTWDALKKRYDNKRFLRKELFRGLYNLPPLQHESAQDLNTLVDDFQRHVKALGKLGEPIEHWDTPLIFILTNKLDSATIRAWEQDTRQKDEVKYDELIEFLIHQVRMLKSVDSDLQHRSSVPTASKVAGQIPKKPVPIRSVVNTATSETQSSTLSCHCCLRTHPLHQCPAFSNLSSSQRRELVTQHSLCWNCFRANHQARSCKSKFLCRICQAKHHTMLHDPAAPPNEFSPERSQATQANPGPDRSLSPPTVNLSVHSNSTVLLETVALLVVDRYGRKIPARALLDSAAMSNFITKKLANELATRQSPVDIAVAGIGESVKRIKHKLAAKIVSRNSDFSTTLDFLVMKKPTSYLPTSPIDSTAWRMPKVPLADPQFNVPATIDMIIGGECYHEFHTGVRHSLGDNYPFLVDTLFGWTVSGKVDSSSTTAPRACFLSTVDRTRETIPGEFQPMETTDGSLRMKVEPSTTQIHKKGCIVCHSRPNNPKTTLGDSNTKATQRNSTRNAHHKIPGSNAQPGKRHNIDPVDDKPHCYRPHHPVLKEASKTTNKRVVFDASCEPNSGYALNDTLLVGPVAQQSQLSNTPSSAAKVNDKGEDAACGSCCYFVPLVKQPYVNCLELCAPVLPEVSFRQWLKPPPQRWRTVAANRLTAIQKDTDGLSSRRVPEVHIVASELSRNLYSSNFPEKPSWYYDHAWQSASLESWPYSTTSRSLGRCTGLHPGRNGVIQPAKRDCHLTHPQQSTGQRDNPDN; encoded by the coding sequence ATGACTAGCAAGGCGGAGAAAAAGTTAGCAGCGGACCTTCTGACGAGACGACGAGCGTGTGCTGAGCGAGATGTGGTGGAGAAGTTCATCGCGGACTACACCTATGAACGGGATTGCTGCCAGGTTTCGGTGCGTTTGGAGGCTCTCAACAAATGCAACGAGTTGTTCTTGAACGTGCAGAACGACATCGAGCTGGGTGATCACGAGGATAAGTTTGAAAATCACCTGGAATTCCGAGCTGATTTTGAGGATCGATTCTGCAGGGCGAaaggttttttgctgtcaaaactGGAGAGTAGGGAGCATCCGTTGAGTTCGACGATCATCCATGCATCGACTTCTCATAGCATGTCTTCCAGTTTTCATCATCGGCTGCCGAAAATCGATCTACCGAAGTTTAGCGGAGATGAATCGCGCTGGATCTCATTCCGTGATAACTTCATCTCGATGATCCACTGTAACGAGGACATTCCTATCGTCAACAAGCTGCAGTACCTGTTACAGTCACTGGAAGGAGAAGCCAAGAAACCATTCGAGTCGGTGGATATTCAAGCCGATAATTATTCATCGACATGGGACGCTTTGAAAAAGCGGTATGACAACAAGCGTTTCCTTAGGAAAGAGCTTTTCCGTGGCCTGTACAACCTTCCACCTCTTCAGCATGAGTCCGCACAAGACCTCAACACACTGGTTGACGATTTCCAGCGACACGTTAAGGCACTGGGGAAATTGGGTGAACCTATCGAGCATTGGGATACTCCGCTCATCTTTATCCTGACGAATAAGTTAGATTCGGCGACGATTCGTGCATGGGAGCAAGATACTCGACAGAAGGATGAGGTGAAATACGACGAGCTCATCGAGTTTCTCATCCATCAGGTTCGGATGTTGAAATCCGTGGACAGCGATCTTCAGCATCGTTCCTCAGTGCCCACCGCTTCCAAGGTGGCCGGCCAAATCCCGAAGAAACCAGTTCCCATCCGATCTGTTGTGAACACAGCTACGTCCGAAACTCAATCCAGTACTTTGTCATGCCACTGTTGTTTGAGAACACATCCGCTTCACCAATGTCCAGCATTTTCGAACCTGTCCAGCTCCCAACGGCGAGAGCTTGTGACACAGCACAGCCTTTGCTGGAATTGCTTTCGCGCAAACCACCAGGCAAGATCCTGCAAATCCAAGTTTCTGTGCAGGATTTGCCAAGCGAAGCACCATACGATGCTGCACGACCCAGCAGCACCACCGAATGAGTTCTCACCCGAGAGATCACAAGCCACACAAGCGAATCCAGGCCCCGATAGATCGCTTAGCCCACCAACAGTAAATCTATCCGTGCATTCAAATTCGACGGTTCTATTGGAGACAGTTGCGCTGTTAGTTGTCGACCGATACGGCAGAAAGATTCCAGCACGAGCTCTTTTAGATTCCGCAGCAATGTCCAACTTCATCACCAAGAAGCTGGCGAACGAACTCGCCACCCGTCAAAGCCCCGTGGACATCGCAGTTGCCGGAATTGGAGAGTCAGTGAAGCGCATCAAGCACAAGTTAGCTGCCAAGATCGTATCCAGGAACAGCGACTTCTCCACCACACTCGATTTCCTCGTTATGAAGAAACCAACATCATATCTCCCCACATCACCGATCGATTCAACTGCCTGGAGAATGCCGAAGGTTCCATTGGCGGATCCTCAGTTCAACGTTCCAGCAACAATCGACATGATCATCGGTGGAGAATGTTACCACGAGTTCCACACAGGCGTACGCCACTCTCTTGGTGATAATTATCCGTTTTTGGTGGACACCCTCTTTGGCTGGACAGTTTCTGGCAAAGTGGATTCCAGCTCCACCACCGCACCGCGAGCGTGCTTTCTCTCCACCGTTGATCGAACCCGAGAAACGATCCCTGGGGAGTTCCAGCCAATGGAAACCACCGATGGGAGCCTGAGAATGAAAGTTGAACCCTCCACCACTCAAATCCACAAAAAAGGATGCATCGTCTGCCATTCCCGGCCCAATAATCCCAAAACCACCCTTGGAGATTCGAACACGAAAGCCACACAACGAAACTCCACCAGAAATGCACATCACAAAATCCCTGGAAGTAACGCTCAACCCGGAAAAAGGCACAACATCGATCCTGTTGACGACAAGCCACACTGCTATCGGCCACATCACCCGGTGCTCAAGGAAGCCAGCAAAACCACCAATAAACGCGTGGTATTCGACGCATCCTGTGAGCCCAATTCAGGGTACGCGCTCAACGATACGCTGCTCGTCGGTCCCGTCGCTCAACAAAGTCAACTGTCTAACACTCCTTCAAGCGCCGCTAAGGTCAACGACAAAGGAGAAGACGCTGCCTGTGGATCCTGCTGCTACTTTGTCCCTTTGGTCAAGCAGCCGTATGTTAACTGTCTGGAGTTATGCGCACCTGTTCTACCAGAGGTATCGTTCCGTCAATGGTTAAAGCCGCCACCACAGCGTTGGAGAACTGTTGCTGCTAATCGGTTAACTGCTATCCAGAAGGATACTGATGGGCTCAGTAGTAGACGTGTTCCGGAAGTGCACATCGTAGCTAGCGAACTGTCCAGGAATTTATATTCCTCCAACTTCCCTGAAAAACCTAGTTGGTATTACGACCACGCATGGCAATCCGCATCCTTGGAAAGCTGGCCTTATTCCACCACCTCGCGGTCACTCGGTCGCTGTACAGGGCTTCATCCAGGTCGAAATGGAGTCATTCAGCCAGCCAAGCGAGATTGTCATCTTACTCACCCCCAGCAGTCAACAGGTCAACGCGACAACCCCGACAACTAG